In the Sandaracinus amylolyticus genome, GCGTCGGACGCGGCGTTCACGAAGGGTCAGCTCACGTGGCGGCTCGGCGTCACGGCGGCGGTGGTCGCGGCGTTCGTCGCGGTGCTCGCGCACGGTGCGGCGTCGGTGCTGCTCGCGCCCGGCGCGTCCGCGCTCGCGATCGTGCTGACGGTGTCGGGCGCGGTGGCGACCTGGTACTTCGCGATGACGCTCTGGCACGCGCTGCGGTATCGCGCGACGCCGTCGTTCTCGGACGCGGCGCTGCCGCGCCTCACCGTGATCGTGCCCGCGTACAACGAGGGCGCGGCGGTGCGCGTGGCGCTCGAGTCGGCGCTCGCGAACGACTATCCCGCGGACAAGCTGCAGATCATCGCGATCGACGACGGGTCGAAGGACGACACGTGGTCGCACATCGAGGCGGTCGCGGCGGCGCACCCGGGTCGCGTGCTCGCGATCAAGCAGCCGAAGAACGCGGGCAAGCGCGAGGCGCTCGTCACCGGCTTCGCGAACGCCGACGGCGATCTCGTGGTGACGGTCGACTCCGACTCGAAGCTCGAGCGCACCGCGCTGCGCGCGATCGTGGCGCCGATGATCGCGGACCCCGAGGTCGCGGCGGTCGCGGGCCGCGTGCTGGTGCTGAACCGCGAGGACAACCTCCTCACGCGGCTGCTCTCGGCGCGTTTCTTCATCACGTTCGATCTCGCGCGCGCCGCGCAGTCGGCGTACGGCGCGGTGCTGTGCACGCCGGGCGCGCTCAGCGCGTACCGCATGGACGCCGTGCGCAAGGTCGTCGAGCGCTGGTCGACGCAGACCTTCATGGGTCAGCCCTGCACGATCGCGGAGGACCGCGCGCTCACGACGTGGCTGCTGCGCGAGGGCTATCGCTCGGTCTACCAGCGCACCGCGGTGGTCGAGACGATCATGCCGACGGATCTGAAGCGCATGTCGCGCATGCTGATCCGCTGGGAGCGCGGCAACATCCGCGAGGACATCGTGATGCTGCCGGTGCTCGCGACGCGCTGGCGCTCGCGCGACCAGTGGTGGCCGACGTTCGAGATCGTGTTCGAGCTGGTGCAGTACCCGCTCGCGTACATCGGTCTCACGCTGCTCGCGGCGCGCGTCATCGCGCAGCCCGAGGCGCTCATGACGATCGCGGGCGTCGTGCTCCTCGGCGCGGTGGTGCAGACGCTCTACACGCTCCGCAGCCGCCGTGGCGCGGACTTCTT is a window encoding:
- a CDS encoding glycosyltransferase family 2 protein; amino-acid sequence: MISSQELEEIEMSEGAAANEDHDAYEDADVDLGAREHAELSARGSHMRRVRRRKSRPAESAVAPRGASAAQGLASDAAFTKGQLTWRLGVTAAVVAAFVAVLAHGAASVLLAPGASALAIVLTVSGAVATWYFAMTLWHALRYRATPSFSDAALPRLTVIVPAYNEGAAVRVALESALANDYPADKLQIIAIDDGSKDDTWSHIEAVAAAHPGRVLAIKQPKNAGKREALVTGFANADGDLVVTVDSDSKLERTALRAIVAPMIADPEVAAVAGRVLVLNREDNLLTRLLSARFFITFDLARAAQSAYGAVLCTPGALSAYRMDAVRKVVERWSTQTFMGQPCTIAEDRALTTWLLREGYRSVYQRTAVVETIMPTDLKRMSRMLIRWERGNIREDIVMLPVLATRWRSRDQWWPTFEIVFELVQYPLAYIGLTLLAARVIAQPEALMTIAGVVLLGAVVQTLYTLRSRRGADFFFGVGYALFAFVGLWWVFPYSLATVRDGRWLTR